From a single Calothrix sp. NIES-2098 genomic region:
- a CDS encoding adenylate and Guanylate cyclase catalytic domain protein, with translation MKTLNLRKLLAQPEVLSIIQEMLNIIGNNIGIYDSHEKLLIGQEQEKFSISVPIQIEGLVIGWIRGDSTATAIASLLNYLTNRELERKKLAQEALDKYQEINLIYTISDKLTANLKLQEVTKILIEEIKKRIAATSGAIMLLDPDKRQLEIISAFGQQYHHKSNLIPITGIIGHVLLEGRGEIVNDVLTDPRFMRATDPLNSLICVPLLSKDKAIGIISISSEDSTFYKAADLKIIKALATQVTSAIANAILHEKMLREQQVISKMERYF, from the coding sequence ATGAAGACTTTGAATTTGAGAAAATTACTAGCTCAACCAGAAGTATTGTCAATCATCCAAGAGATGTTAAATATTATTGGTAATAATATTGGTATCTATGATAGTCATGAAAAACTTTTAATAGGGCAAGAGCAAGAAAAATTTTCCATATCAGTACCCATTCAAATAGAAGGTTTAGTAATTGGTTGGATTCGAGGAGATTCTACAGCTACGGCAATTGCATCGCTGCTAAACTATTTAACAAATCGGGAATTAGAAAGGAAAAAGCTTGCTCAAGAAGCACTGGATAAATATCAAGAGATTAATCTCATCTATACTATTTCGGATAAACTAACTGCTAATTTAAAATTACAAGAAGTTACCAAAATCCTCATTGAAGAAATTAAAAAAAGAATTGCTGCGACTAGTGGAGCAATTATGCTCCTCGATCCCGATAAGCGACAATTAGAAATTATTTCTGCATTCGGTCAGCAATATCACCACAAATCAAATTTAATACCAATTACTGGAATTATCGGTCATGTACTCCTTGAAGGTAGAGGCGAAATTGTTAATGATGTCCTTACAGATCCGAGATTTATGCGTGCAACTGACCCGCTTAACTCGCTCATTTGTGTACCACTTCTGAGTAAAGATAAAGCGATTGGTATTATTAGTATTAGCAGTGAAGATTCTACTTTTTATAAAGCAGCAGACCTTAAGATTATCAAGGCTTTGGCTACTCAAGTAACATCAGCGATCGCTAATGCTATTCTCCATGAAAAGATGCTGCGAGAACAGCAAGTTATTAGCAAAATGGAACGATATTTTTAA
- a CDS encoding exonuclease RNase T and DNA polymerase III, with amino-acid sequence MKTKNYQYYLIVDLEATCCDEGTVPRHEMEIIEIGAVMLNSTTWEIDSEFQQFIQPVRHPQLTKFCTKLTSIRQQDVEQAPKFRDAIASFKEWMKSFPDYIFCSWGNYDKNQFIQDCKYHHIPYPFASEHKNIKEEFSQHLGVSRRFGMAQALEHLGLELQGTHHRGIDDARNIAAIYRYIQTQAQS; translated from the coding sequence ATGAAAACTAAAAATTACCAATATTATCTAATAGTAGATTTGGAAGCTACTTGTTGTGATGAAGGTACAGTTCCCCGGCATGAAATGGAAATCATCGAGATTGGTGCAGTCATGCTAAATAGTACAACATGGGAAATTGATTCAGAGTTTCAGCAATTCATCCAGCCTGTAAGACATCCCCAATTAACAAAATTTTGTACAAAGTTAACTAGTATTCGGCAGCAAGATGTCGAGCAAGCACCAAAATTCCGAGATGCGATCGCTAGCTTTAAAGAATGGATGAAATCATTTCCAGATTACATTTTCTGTTCCTGGGGCAACTACGATAAAAATCAATTTATTCAAGACTGTAAATATCATCATATTCCTTATCCTTTTGCTAGCGAGCATAAAAATATTAAAGAGGAATTCTCACAACATCTTGGGGTTTCTAGAAGATTTGGTATGGCACAGGCTCTCGAACATTTAGGTTTAGAGTTGCAAGGCACACACCATCGAGGTATTGATGATGCTCGTAATATTGCGGCTATCTATAGATATATTCAGACCCAAGCACAAAGTTAA
- a CDS encoding (2R)-phospho-3-sulfolactate synthase, whose product MNIFLDLPLRTKKKRQAGLTVLIDNGVPTGYFTDVINSHRDFIDIVKFGWCSSLITKDIYQKIECLQLNGVQFYFGGTFFEKCLLQGKLNDFYDYHKAFGCTHMEISNGTIDLSNREKAKYIAEFSLEFTILSEVGYKDSEKSQELSANNWVEYIWQDLEAGATKVITEARESGRSGICQKNGELRYGIISEILNSGINPDNLIFEAPTKDLQTYFITEVGANVNLANISFDHVLSLESLRLGLRSDTLLLFEGALV is encoded by the coding sequence ATGAATATTTTTCTTGATCTCCCATTACGCACAAAAAAGAAGAGACAAGCTGGATTAACAGTTTTAATTGATAATGGTGTGCCCACTGGATATTTTACTGATGTAATTAATAGTCATAGAGACTTCATTGATATTGTTAAATTTGGCTGGTGTAGTTCCTTAATTACAAAAGATATTTATCAAAAAATTGAATGTCTGCAATTAAATGGGGTGCAATTTTATTTTGGCGGAACTTTCTTTGAAAAATGTCTTCTCCAGGGTAAGCTGAATGATTTCTATGATTATCATAAGGCTTTTGGCTGCACTCATATGGAGATTTCTAACGGCACTATCGACCTCAGCAACCGGGAAAAGGCTAAATATATTGCGGAGTTCTCCTTAGAGTTCACAATCTTGAGTGAAGTGGGTTACAAAGATTCAGAAAAATCTCAAGAATTATCTGCAAATAATTGGGTGGAATATATTTGGCAAGACTTAGAAGCAGGCGCAACTAAAGTAATTACCGAAGCGAGAGAAAGTGGTAGATCTGGTATATGCCAAAAAAATGGAGAATTGCGTTATGGAATTATCTCCGAAATTCTTAATTCTGGAATTAACCCAGACAACCTAATTTTTGAAGCGCCAACGAAAGATTTACAAACATACTTTATTACTGAAGTGGGAGCTAATGTCAACTTAGCAAATATCAGCTTCGATCATGTTCTGAGTTTAGAAAGTCTGAGATTAGGATTGAGATCGGATACTTTACTTTTGTTTGAAGGCGCTTTAGTATGA
- a CDS encoding putative permease, with protein MNDLGLQKAFPLLLLIAAGYCLQKKFQEAAAVGALKTFIVNAALPGMIFLSILDIDTKISLLYLALLALLINIYFLAVSFGLARLIISNKDQRKARSLILMFPSLGTGLTTYPFVEEFLGKTSLAEVAVADIGNKMFVLIGLYALAMYWFYQRTAASIKKPTQWHKVMLGLLNEPMNIAIILGLFLVMFNLKTAVPIIALDAVKKLAACSTPLILFFVGVSLNIQGLELKTIGTVLLLRSSLGFWFSAAAIALIHPSSGINFLLIAILPQAGLSVWPLIYASQINTQEIQQMQGENLRRPTTFDTEFALGLLAISIPFSICMILFVLCQGSFFTTPQHLFLIGSLILLTAGLWQFGCEFFKSKFLIFEPKNILKTDASDS; from the coding sequence ATGAATGATTTGGGCTTGCAAAAAGCATTTCCCTTACTATTATTAATTGCTGCTGGCTATTGTCTGCAAAAAAAGTTTCAAGAAGCGGCTGCTGTTGGAGCTTTAAAAACATTTATTGTCAATGCTGCATTGCCAGGAATGATTTTTTTATCAATTCTGGATATTGATACTAAAATTTCTTTATTATATTTAGCATTATTAGCATTATTAATTAATATTTATTTCTTAGCGGTCAGCTTTGGATTAGCACGTCTGATTATCTCTAATAAAGACCAACGCAAAGCTCGTTCGTTAATTTTGATGTTTCCATCTTTAGGCACTGGATTAACAACTTATCCATTTGTAGAAGAATTTTTAGGAAAAACCAGCCTAGCAGAAGTAGCAGTAGCAGATATTGGAAACAAAATGTTTGTGCTGATTGGACTTTACGCTTTAGCAATGTATTGGTTTTATCAAAGAACGGCTGCATCTATAAAAAAACCAACTCAATGGCACAAAGTAATGTTGGGTTTATTAAACGAACCAATGAACATAGCGATTATTTTAGGATTGTTCTTGGTGATGTTTAATCTCAAAACAGCGGTGCCAATAATAGCTTTAGATGCGGTAAAAAAATTAGCAGCTTGTAGTACGCCACTGATTCTATTTTTTGTGGGTGTTTCCCTAAATATTCAGGGGTTGGAATTAAAAACGATCGGTACTGTCTTGTTGCTGCGATCGTCATTGGGATTTTGGTTTAGTGCAGCAGCGATCGCATTGATTCACCCCAGTTCGGGAATTAACTTCTTACTCATCGCCATCTTACCTCAAGCTGGTTTAAGCGTTTGGCCTCTAATTTATGCTTCTCAAATCAATACCCAAGAAATTCAGCAAATGCAAGGCGAAAATCTCCGTCGTCCAACAACTTTTGATACAGAATTTGCCTTGGGGTTATTAGCGATATCAATTCCCTTTTCGATTTGCATGATTTTATTTGTTTTATGTCAAGGTAGTTTCTTTACTACTCCACAACATTTATTTTTGATTGGGAGTTTAATTTTACTAACTGCGGGATTATGGCAATTTGGTTGTGAATTTTTTAAATCAAAATTTCTGATTTTTGAGCCTAAGAATATATTAAAAACTGACGCCAGTGATAGTTAA
- a CDS encoding glyoxalase/bleomycin resistance protein/dioxygenase, giving the protein MRSSENVFHLAIPCKELEETVDFYVNKLDCQLARKYADRATFNFFGDQLVCHLAPEKIDLNPEIYPRHFGITFKYKSDFDYLFSLVEQRQIQFFQKLMVRFAGKPEEHMTFFLKDPSNNLLEFKYYLNSEMMY; this is encoded by the coding sequence ATGAGAAGTTCAGAAAATGTCTTTCATTTAGCGATTCCCTGTAAAGAACTTGAGGAAACAGTAGATTTTTATGTAAATAAACTCGATTGTCAATTAGCTCGTAAGTATGCAGACCGCGCCACTTTTAATTTTTTTGGCGACCAGCTAGTTTGTCATTTGGCTCCCGAAAAGATAGACTTAAATCCCGAAATTTATCCTCGGCATTTTGGTATTACTTTTAAATATAAAAGCGATTTTGACTATCTGTTTAGTTTGGTTGAGCAGCGGCAAATTCAATTCTTCCAAAAACTGATGGTCAGGTTTGCTGGAAAACCAGAAGAACACATGACTTTTTTCTTAAAAGACCCTTCTAATAATTTATTGGAATTTAAATATTATTTAAATTCCGAGATGATGTATTGA
- the gor gene encoding glutathione reductase, which translates to MTFDYDLFVIGAGSGGLAASKRAASYGAKVAIAENDLVGGTCVIRGCVPKKLMVYGSHFPALFDHAAGYGWKIGDAELDWEHFITSIDKEVRRLSQLHISFLEKAGVTLIPGRATLVDPHTVEVNERKITADKILIAVGGRPVKPDLPGMEYAITSNEIFHLKEQPKHIAIIGAGYIGSEFASIMRGLGSQVTQIIRKDLILKGFDEDIRTGIQEGMINHGIRIIQNNVVTAVEQVPEGLKLSLSGENTEPVIADVFLVATGRIPNVDGLGLENAGVDVVASSIEGPGYSTASAIAVNEYSQTSQPNIFAVGDVTDRLNLTPVAIGEGRAFADSEFGNNRREFSHQNVPTAIFSNPEAATVGLTEAEAKAKLGDDGVKIFRTRFRPMYYSLTGAQERTMMKLVVDANSDRVLGAHMVGDSAAEIIQGIAIAVKMGATKKDFDATVGIHPSAAEEFVTMR; encoded by the coding sequence ATGACATTTGATTATGACCTGTTTGTAATTGGTGCTGGTTCTGGGGGTTTGGCGGCTTCCAAGCGAGCAGCTAGCTACGGGGCAAAAGTGGCGATCGCAGAAAATGATTTGGTTGGTGGGACTTGTGTAATTCGCGGTTGTGTCCCCAAAAAACTGATGGTCTACGGCTCGCATTTTCCAGCACTGTTCGATCACGCCGCAGGCTATGGCTGGAAAATTGGTGATGCGGAACTAGACTGGGAACATTTCATTACATCTATAGATAAGGAAGTCCGGCGGCTGTCCCAACTACATATCAGCTTTTTAGAAAAAGCTGGAGTCACACTGATTCCCGGTCGTGCTACTTTAGTAGACCCCCATACTGTAGAAGTTAACGAACGCAAAATTACCGCCGACAAAATTTTAATTGCTGTTGGGGGGCGACCTGTTAAACCAGATTTACCTGGTATGGAATATGCTATTACCTCCAATGAAATCTTTCATCTCAAAGAACAACCAAAGCACATAGCTATTATTGGTGCTGGTTATATAGGTTCGGAATTTGCTTCGATTATGCGCGGTTTAGGTTCCCAAGTAACCCAGATTATTCGCAAAGACCTGATTTTGAAGGGCTTTGATGAAGATATCCGGACTGGAATTCAAGAAGGAATGATCAACCACGGTATTCGTATCATTCAGAATAACGTGGTGACAGCAGTTGAGCAGGTGCCAGAAGGATTGAAGTTGTCTTTATCGGGGGAAAATACCGAACCAGTGATTGCTGATGTGTTTCTTGTCGCTACAGGTCGAATACCCAATGTAGATGGACTGGGTTTAGAAAATGCTGGGGTTGATGTTGTCGCTAGTTCGATTGAAGGGCCGGGATACAGTACTGCAAGTGCGATCGCTGTCAATGAATATAGTCAAACTAGTCAACCTAATATTTTTGCTGTCGGTGATGTCACGGATAGGTTGAATTTGACACCAGTAGCCATTGGTGAAGGCCGAGCCTTTGCTGATAGCGAATTTGGCAACAACCGTCGAGAATTTAGTCATCAGAATGTCCCAACCGCAATCTTTTCCAATCCCGAAGCGGCTACAGTTGGTTTGACGGAAGCTGAGGCTAAAGCCAAACTTGGCGATGATGGAGTTAAAATCTTTCGTACCCGCTTCCGTCCTATGTATTACAGTTTAACGGGTGCCCAAGAAAGAACCATGATGAAGTTGGTAGTCGATGCTAACAGCGATCGAGTTCTCGGCGCGCATATGGTGGGAGACAGCGCAGCTGAAATTATTCAAGGGATAGCGATCGCTGTGAAAATGGGCGCAACTAAAAAAGACTTTGACGCCACTGTCGGGATACATCCCTCAGCCGCAGAAGAATTTGTCACAATGCGATAA
- a CDS encoding serine phosphatase, protein MIQISLKKLLAKETVAAIVKSTINILDRPTAILDSSGKLLLGEISANSTFSYPVEVREELIGAVNGSENAAMVASLLVHLANQEIEKKSLASELLDKYREISLLYNLSEELSGSLDIQHIAKLVFEEAQKLIEATDGSLILLNQDTKYLDVVFTFGTRYQPQKSVKSEEDIVGSVVHTGRAEIVNNVLSDPRYLERETPINSLICAPLKIRNEVIGAIELSSKKFLEYTSEDLKLLTTLASQAAAAIENAIRHKNKIKEAIARSEMLKGQQMQKDFLPERLPEITGWNLAAVFAPARQVAGDFYDAFLLPNNHLGLVIADVCDKGVGSALFMALFRSLIRIFSGQTYLSKDCHPYQETTTNLTLDSHQHLANKHEIGNPLKTVEMTNNYVAHNHSNLNMFATLFFGVLDINTGLLNYVNGGHEPLLIIDAKGVKQYLKPTGPAVGMMPNMQFKMEQIYLEAGDILFGYTDGVTDARNPQGKFFSQDRLLSILDRPELQFTNLLDKIQGNLMAHIDEVDQFDDITMLAIHREYLANE, encoded by the coding sequence ATGATTCAAATCAGCCTAAAAAAGCTTCTTGCGAAAGAAACCGTGGCTGCTATTGTTAAAAGTACTATCAATATTTTAGATCGACCTACAGCAATTTTGGATAGTTCTGGCAAATTATTGCTGGGAGAAATCAGCGCCAATTCCACATTTTCATATCCTGTAGAAGTTAGAGAAGAATTGATTGGCGCAGTAAATGGTAGTGAAAATGCTGCTATGGTAGCGTCTCTGCTCGTTCATTTAGCAAATCAAGAGATTGAGAAAAAATCTCTTGCATCTGAACTTTTGGATAAATATCGAGAAATTAGCCTTCTTTATAACCTTTCTGAAGAACTATCTGGAAGCTTAGATATTCAACATATCGCCAAGTTAGTATTTGAAGAAGCACAAAAACTGATCGAGGCTACAGATGGCTCACTAATATTACTGAATCAAGATACAAAGTATTTAGATGTAGTTTTCACATTTGGCACTCGTTATCAACCACAAAAAAGCGTCAAGTCTGAAGAGGACATTGTGGGTAGCGTCGTGCATACAGGAAGGGCAGAAATCGTTAATAATGTATTGTCAGATCCTAGATATCTTGAGAGAGAAACTCCAATTAATTCTTTAATTTGCGCACCTTTAAAAATCAGAAATGAGGTAATTGGTGCAATCGAACTGAGCAGTAAAAAATTTCTTGAATATACCTCAGAAGATCTTAAACTACTTACGACCTTAGCCTCACAAGCTGCTGCTGCAATTGAAAATGCGATTCGGCATAAAAATAAGATTAAAGAAGCGATCGCTCGTAGTGAAATGCTAAAAGGTCAGCAAATGCAGAAAGATTTTTTACCAGAGCGATTACCAGAAATTACCGGATGGAATTTAGCAGCAGTTTTTGCTCCGGCTCGTCAAGTTGCAGGTGATTTTTATGACGCTTTTTTACTGCCTAATAACCACTTGGGTTTAGTAATTGCTGATGTTTGCGATAAAGGTGTGGGTTCGGCACTTTTTATGGCGCTATTCCGTAGCCTAATTCGGATATTTTCTGGTCAAACATATCTCAGTAAAGATTGTCATCCTTATCAAGAGACAACAACTAATTTAACCTTAGATTCTCATCAGCATTTAGCTAACAAACATGAGATTGGCAATCCTTTAAAAACTGTGGAGATGACTAACAATTATGTGGCTCATAATCATAGTAATTTAAATATGTTTGCCACCCTATTTTTTGGGGTATTAGACATTAATACAGGACTCTTAAATTATGTTAATGGCGGACACGAACCTCTATTAATTATTGATGCAAAAGGAGTAAAACAATATCTAAAACCAACTGGGCCAGCAGTTGGTATGATGCCGAATATGCAATTTAAAATGGAGCAGATTTACCTGGAAGCAGGTGATATTCTGTTTGGTTATACAGATGGGGTGACAGATGCCCGCAATCCTCAAGGAAAATTTTTCAGTCAAGATAGATTGTTATCTATATTAGATAGACCAGAACTACAATTTACTAACTTACTAGACAAAATTCAAGGCAATTTAATGGCTCATATTGATGAAGTAGATCAATTTGATGACATTACAATGCTAGCAATACACAGAGAATATTTAGCTAATGAATGA
- a CDS encoding two-component hybrid sensor and regulator, whose product MSNWCKLNFWRHKYKYPWQSRRNVSFLLIAGMILVVGTTAVASYWFVRNLILKGLQENALLRVQQAGYEIDQWLATLLAQVEVVANNQAVRSLNWSQAEPYLQLEVNHLPDINSFLLALPNGSYYTTKAGFVKDRNISDRRHFQQAIIGNTLVDDPVVSRSTGIRHVNIAVPIWSVSPLRHVSLDAEAAQVRARSLQALGIATNADQKPKPIGELSGQVAVNRISEVIAKTRFSQGSYAFALDSQGFPIAHQDTTIDQKKSFFNAPDPVLAKIAQNMVNGKHGTQLVQFQGQKSSVYVAYTPLKYAKWSVALVIPREKLEENLYALNLLAVVVGGLLVLATITAIRQIKAFERTRAQAEQEGLVNRITARIRESLDLQTTLQTTVNEVANLLDLNRVMFGWYHPENRSLEVTCEHRLPNLDAIAGILNLEYFGDLADRLGQKQIVRCNEVKANAASQQAQIGSCIALPVLIPGNRDPGYLICSRSHAWVWQEWEVELLEVVADQVAIAIKQAQLYTQTQEQFEIVSNQAEQLTATTTQLQDTLGYVSAIIKSLGDALLVVDPDGKIAQYNPALTSFLELADENFVGMDAQTLFNGAIAKLVALTSSNCQEMFAAEVELAQGRIGKAVATAMLKDSQQNGDISYIGSVILIRDITFEKEVDRMKTDFISTVSHELRTPLTSVIGFAKLIKKKLDETLFPLLSTDDKKIQRSMRQVSENVSIIISEGERLKALINDILDLAKIEAGKVQWNMQPLCVPKMLEQAFAATTALFEQKSLQLIPEIEPELPEIIGDRERLIQVIINLISNAVKFTATGSITCQAKVIDKEIIISIIDSGIGIAQEDQNKVFEKFKQVGDTLTDKPQGTGLGLPISKEIIEHHNGRIWVESELGKGSNFSFSLPIPQEPIKGVKTIDIESLIQQLNFPTPLPQDVAENEQKTILIVDDEAAMRELAKQYLSSEGYKIIEAKDGLEAIELVKKELPDLILLDVMMPRMNGFDTAAVLKNDPHTMHIPIIILSVVEDENRGYALGVDRFLNKPINSEELLKEVATLMSFGRSQKRVLIVDENVPTSKTLAEALRTKGFSIVEAFNYQDSIEKAMSDRPDLIIVDSLVSSRHSLVKTLRFEKGLENLFFILLEDKK is encoded by the coding sequence ATGTCTAATTGGTGCAAACTAAATTTCTGGCGGCATAAATATAAATACCCGTGGCAGTCTCGCCGTAATGTTTCCTTTTTATTAATCGCTGGCATGATCTTAGTAGTAGGAACAACTGCTGTAGCCAGCTATTGGTTTGTCAGGAACCTGATATTAAAAGGGTTACAGGAAAATGCCCTGTTGCGGGTACAGCAGGCGGGATATGAAATCGATCAGTGGTTGGCGACGCTGTTAGCACAAGTGGAAGTTGTAGCTAATAATCAAGCAGTACGCAGTTTAAACTGGTCGCAGGCAGAACCTTACCTGCAACTGGAAGTTAATCATTTGCCAGATATAAATTCATTTTTGCTGGCTTTACCAAATGGCTCTTACTACACTACTAAAGCTGGTTTTGTTAAGGATCGAAATATTAGCGATCGCCGCCATTTTCAGCAAGCAATCATCGGCAATACTCTTGTAGACGATCCGGTTGTTTCTCGCTCTACAGGTATCCGCCATGTCAACATTGCCGTACCGATTTGGTCAGTGTCACCTTTACGACACGTTTCACTGGATGCTGAAGCGGCTCAAGTTCGTGCCCGTAGTTTACAAGCATTAGGTATTGCCACTAATGCTGACCAAAAGCCCAAACCCATTGGCGAACTCTCCGGTCAAGTAGCTGTAAACCGAATTTCGGAAGTCATTGCAAAGACCCGCTTCAGCCAAGGAAGTTACGCCTTTGCCCTCGATTCTCAAGGATTTCCGATCGCGCATCAGGATACAACTATCGACCAGAAAAAAAGTTTCTTTAATGCACCAGATCCAGTGTTAGCCAAAATTGCCCAGAACATGGTTAATGGCAAGCACGGAACTCAATTAGTGCAGTTTCAAGGACAGAAAAGCTCGGTTTACGTAGCTTATACTCCTCTCAAATATGCCAAGTGGTCAGTGGCATTGGTGATTCCCCGTGAGAAGCTAGAAGAAAATCTTTATGCTCTTAATCTGCTGGCGGTGGTGGTAGGAGGTTTGTTGGTATTAGCCACCATTACAGCCATACGCCAAATCAAAGCCTTTGAGCGTACCCGTGCCCAAGCCGAGCAAGAGGGGCTGGTGAATCGCATCACAGCTCGCATTCGGGAGTCTTTGGATCTGCAAACCACCTTGCAAACTACGGTGAATGAAGTTGCCAATCTCCTCGATCTCAACCGCGTCATGTTCGGTTGGTATCACCCAGAAAATCGCAGTCTAGAAGTCACTTGCGAGCATCGGTTGCCAAATCTGGATGCGATCGCTGGAATTTTGAATTTGGAATACTTTGGTGACTTGGCCGATCGCTTGGGGCAAAAGCAGATTGTACGTTGCAACGAAGTCAAGGCGAACGCTGCCAGTCAGCAAGCCCAAATCGGTAGTTGTATAGCTTTACCTGTCTTAATTCCTGGCAATCGAGATCCTGGTTATCTGATATGCTCTCGCTCCCATGCTTGGGTGTGGCAAGAATGGGAAGTTGAACTGTTGGAAGTTGTAGCCGATCAAGTAGCGATCGCCATCAAACAGGCACAACTTTATACCCAAACCCAAGAACAGTTTGAGATTGTCAGCAATCAAGCCGAGCAATTAACAGCTACCACCACCCAATTACAAGATACCTTGGGGTACGTCAGTGCCATTATCAAGAGTTTGGGCGATGCTTTGCTAGTCGTAGATCCCGATGGCAAGATTGCTCAATACAACCCAGCGCTTACCAGCTTTTTGGAGCTAGCAGACGAGAATTTTGTCGGTATGGATGCACAAACGCTATTTAATGGTGCGATCGCTAAACTCGTAGCTCTAACTAGCAGTAACTGTCAGGAAATGTTCGCTGCTGAGGTAGAACTGGCTCAAGGACGCATTGGTAAAGCTGTAGCTACAGCCATGCTGAAAGACTCCCAACAAAATGGTGATATCAGCTACATTGGCTCAGTAATTTTAATCCGGGATATTACTTTTGAAAAAGAAGTAGATCGGATGAAGACAGACTTTATTTCTACTGTCTCCCATGAATTGAGAACTCCCCTTACCTCTGTGATTGGCTTTGCCAAATTAATTAAGAAAAAACTCGACGAAACTTTATTTCCCTTATTATCTACCGATGATAAAAAGATACAGCGTTCCATGCGGCAGGTATCAGAAAATGTCAGCATCATCATTTCCGAAGGTGAGCGACTAAAAGCTCTGATTAACGACATCCTCGACTTGGCAAAAATTGAGGCGGGGAAGGTGCAGTGGAATATGCAACCTCTCTGTGTCCCAAAGATGCTAGAACAAGCATTTGCTGCTACTACTGCTCTATTTGAACAAAAAAGTCTACAGCTAATTCCAGAGATAGAACCAGAATTACCAGAAATCATTGGCGATCGCGAACGTCTGATTCAAGTCATCATTAATCTCATCTCTAATGCCGTCAAATTTACAGCTACAGGTTCGATTACTTGCCAAGCAAAAGTTATAGATAAAGAAATAATTATCAGTATTATTGATAGCGGTATTGGTATTGCTCAAGAAGACCAAAACAAGGTTTTTGAAAAATTTAAACAAGTAGGTGACACCCTCACTGATAAACCTCAAGGTACTGGTTTAGGGCTGCCAATTTCTAAAGAAATTATCGAACATCACAATGGGCGCATTTGGGTTGAAAGCGAACTGGGTAAAGGTAGTAATTTTTCTTTCAGCTTACCTATTCCCCAGGAACCAATCAAGGGTGTCAAAACCATTGATATCGAAAGTTTAATTCAGCAATTAAATTTCCCTACTCCTCTACCTCAAGACGTTGCTGAGAATGAGCAGAAAACTATTCTAATTGTAGATGATGAAGCTGCAATGCGAGAACTGGCTAAACAATATCTCAGTTCCGAAGGCTACAAAATTATCGAAGCTAAAGATGGTTTAGAGGCTATTGAATTAGTAAAAAAAGAGCTTCCAGATTTGATATTGCTTGATGTAATGATGCCCAGGATGAACGGATTTGACACAGCCGCAGTCCTCAAAAACGATCCGCATACTATGCATATTCCCATTATTATTTTGTCAGTTGTAGAAGACGAAAATCGTGGTTATGCACTGGGGGTAGACCGATTTTTAAATAAGCCGATTAATTCTGAAGAACTACTGAAAGAAGTAGCCACCTTGATGTCTTTTGGACGCTCGCAAAAACGAGTGCTAATCGTAGATGAAAATGTTCCTACTAGCAAAACTTTAGCTGAAGCATTACGGACGAAAGGTTTCAGCATTGTAGAAGCTTTCAACTATCAAGATTCTATTGAAAAAGCTATGTCTGACAGACCCGATCTAATTATTGTAGATTCCTTAGTTTCTTCTCGTCATAGTCTAGTCAAAACCTTACGATTTGAGAAGGGTTTAGAAAACTTATTTTTTATACTTTTGGAGGATAAAAAGTAA